In Xiphophorus maculatus strain JP 163 A chromosome 9, X_maculatus-5.0-male, whole genome shotgun sequence, the genomic window CTCAAACCACTCCAACTGGGAAGGttattttatgatgttttattgtgttgtcTCTCCTGTCAGAACATGCattatattcaaataatttttagcTATTGTATTGTTCCTTATGGAACAAAAGGGAGGAATTTTGAAAGGAAACTTATtgtttaatcatattttatcatttattgcattaACCATGTTGTTTCATTATTAATTTAGAAACGAAGtatcatgttttgtttctttttaacttaCCAGAAGagtcataaaataaagaatgtgTAGACAGTTGAACTTTTGTTTCCCTGCACAAACAGTTCTGAGATTTCTATGTGTGAAGATGATTAAAAGGTGCTGGTTCCGTTGTTAAGACCAAATAAGTTGTTTGTCTCTGCAGAAGTCACGCCACAGTCTATACAAGCAAGACAAGGAAGCTCATCTCGAGGTATACGACTGTGGttacatttatgcaaaaatatgcGCAGGAACTAGTTTCACACCTCTGAATAATTTCTAGaaattcctttatttctttttgcaaagCCACAACCCATGTTTAGTGCAAACATCTGTATATAAGATGCATGCTCTGTAACCTTGTTCAGAGATCACTGATGGATTTAATCTGCCTGTGCTGTTCTCTATCTGCAGTTTCTCATTAAATCTAATTTGTTCTCCACTATTTGCCTGAGTCTCGGTCTCTGATTTTGTGCAAGTTTACAGTGGGATTATGTGTCCAGGCATAGCTGTCCATCTCACCCTCTCTTAGACCCACTGACTGCTGGAGACAGACAGGGttgattcattttattgtttgtttagcAATTGAAGTTgtggacatttttttctgcttacttTTTGGTAAGCTTTACGTTTGATATTgtcatctttaattaaaaccCACTCAGTATGCTGTTGTGGCAAATCAGCCCAGTCATGGATCAGTCATTCTTTGGCATATGCAGGACTGAGACATCAAAATTACCCgaattatattgtttttcatcCAGCCAGCAATTTTTAGAGTCCACTTTTATGACAAATTGAGGTAAAACCTTTGTGAATTGGCCTCTTTCGTAGGAGTTTGTTTCAGCTGACATTATACATACAAATAAGCTGCCTTTTGTCTGTAGCTGAGTTCGCTTAGTGTGTCCTTTAGTTTTGCTGTGAGCAGTTCAGACCGACCAGTTTGGCCGCAGGTTCTCCCGAAACATGGGCTCCTCAGATTGCTCAGTGGCAAAGTCTGCCTGCTAGCTGGAGGATCCGGGCCGCTCCGAGACGAGAAGACAATCTAGAAGTGGGTGACCATGCAGAGGGCAGGGGTAGTCGGGAAGTGCTGGAGGTCTCTGGGGCCGGGAGGTCACAGGGATGAACATGCGAGTGCAAGGGCCGTCATGGGACAGTGGTGCGGGACGAAGACCAGTAGAGAGGCTTTATGACGGAGACGTGGACACGGCACGTGGGGCATGTCTGTCTCTTCCACAGCCACTGCTCCATGCACTGAAACACACCACAGAACAGACGGGAACGTCACCCACATTTATTGGCTAACTGAGTCGGAGATTTATACACATATGTTCTCATGGCAGCACGTCATTTCCCACATGTAGGAACTACATGCACAACAAGGCCATGTGGGAAGGACGACAGTAACACgtgttttgttcatttcctGTGAGATCCTCAGAAAACAGTTTCCTGTGTTTAAAAACGGATAAAGCTGATATAACCAGTGGTGGCCTCCAGGGAGGTCTGGAGGGGTCCGTGGCCCCTTCTTGAAAATTCTGGCCACCCCAGAGAATCCGGTTCATGTCATTGAAAAGCAAGCAGAGTCATCTTCCTCAATGAAGGCATAAATGTAAAtcccattaaataaaaaataataataaaaaaatcatatttctgGGAGCATCACTAGAAATTTAACACAATATCAACTCTGGTTTCAAGGTCAACACTTGGATTGTAATAAACAGGGTCACCTATTAAAGTACATTGATGTGTGAGCATACTGAAATGTACATATACACATATGCAGATGTTTCACCTACTTTATACATTTCTTTACTGTAAAGTGTAAGTTGACAGACAATGTTTACACCAGGTGTTGTAGCttacagaagtattcatacccaaGGAAAGATTTCACAGTAACTCTGGAGAGCAGCACAGACGGTACACACCATCAGTCTGGACTTTCATGGAGAAGTGGCAAAAAGGAAGacattgttaaaagaaatccATGAAGACTCATTTGCAGTTTGCCGCCGGTCATGCAGGGAACGCAGCAATCATAAGGAATATGGTGCTCCAGTCATAAATGACCAAAATGAGGCTTGCTTCATGCAAAATGCTTTCGGATGCGAGAAACTATCACTGTACATCACCCTGAATATGGTTTTCTTTAAACGGGGTCAAAGAAGCTACTAATAGATAATGAAATGATGGATTGACATAAATACAGGGCAACCCTTCAATCACTATcgttttccttctgcttcacttTTTGTGGGCCAACCACACAAAATCCCAAGAAAATACATCTAATTTTGCAGCtgcaacttgacaaaatgtaaagttcaaacactatgaatacttttgcaaggatcTCTTCAAGCTCATAGACAACAAAAACCTCTGGTACATCTAATACTGCATATTATTAAACTCAAATGGCCGCACTTATTTACATACAGTCACAAAAACTAAGTTATTCTTTGACAAGTAAATGCTTTTAATTGTAAATTCAAACCTTTAGACTACTGTAAATTTGGTGCCTCACTGCGAGGGGGAAGAGGTTAACTGGAACACCAAAATCTGACCAAACCCAAAGAGCTCATAGGTCAGCTTTCAGGAGACATTTTCAGGATTTGCAGATTCAGACCCGCCACGTTGCTGAAATAAAGCGATTCCTGACCATTGAAGGaatcactaaataaaaaaaagatggcgCCCTTCTGAGAGATTTCAGCGATGCCTTCGCAGGGAAAGCTGTCGACGCGGGGCGTGCTGCTCCTTCGCCGAGGAAATCCACCCATCCGCAGACTTTCTCCTCTCCTCCGTCAGCCTCCTGAACAGACAGGCCACCGTGTCGCTGCCTCTGCGCGGCGCGCTCGCCTCTAACCGCCGGGCCTCCTTCAGCACCCACCAGAAGGAGACATCAGACTCAGTAAACGCCAAGTTGGGGGTCAACGGTTTGTGAGGACGCTCCATGCATCTACAGAGTCATTTGCTACTGGATCGCTGTTTTCATACCAGGCCCCGTCATGCATGTGCAGGATTGAGATGTGAGATCTGATCTGTGGCATGCTTGGGATCACGTTgaacacagacaggaagtaTGCTGTGGATCTGACCTGAACACGTCCTCTTACCTCTTTGTGGAAGCGGTGTGTGCAGTGAAGTTCTTGAACTCCCTCTCCGTTCTTGCACATGTCTTCGTGGCAAATCAGGCATATCTTGTCTTTATCGCTCTATGAAACATCAAGAGGAACGAGATTTTCAGCGTCAGGGTCAGCAGTTCCTTTGTTTCTGATACTATTATACAAAACTACAAAGGGACATGTGAGTGATTCCATTCGCAAGGAGGGGACAATGATGTCACAAATCTGTACTAGCGTTACAGTGTTACATTTAGATTCCCCACAAACTCCTTACTTAGGACTGAAAGTTCTGCTAATAGGagctttttattgttgttgttacaTCATGCAGATCTTACATGTCTTCTATCCTGCGTGCACATTAAGGTAACAGAACATTAATGCCCTCTAAGCGCTCCTTAATCCTGACAGCCTTCACCAAAAATGACTAATCAAGaagttaaatgataaaatagaCATCAGTTCTAACCAGACACATGGTTTTCTTGTCAGTGAAACACAGCCTCTTCTGGAAGGACTCTGTGATCTCTGGGATGGGGGTAATGCGGCTCTCCGTGACGGCCGTCTTGGGCCGGTTTTCGTCCGAGGAGATGCGATGAACCCTCTGGTGAGGCCTGACCTCCCCCTTGTCTTCCCTCGTTTTGGGAATGGGCGCGTTGGTCGCCGTGTGGATCTTGTTCAGCTTCATGGCATCCAGTTGTGTCTGTACGTCACACAAACGAAGAGAAAATGGGTGTCATTGTGgggtttgttctttttttttctgctgaaaatacAAAGAGCCTCAGtgagaccattttcaataaATGAGAAAACCACTCTGCCACTAATGTCCTTAGGTAACGTCAACTAATTATAGCTAACCTCTGGACTCAGTTTAGCCAGTTAATTCATTAGCTATAATCTGACCACTGTGAGATGCAAGGCAAGTCCTCCTTAAGGTGATGTAAGGTGAATATTCTGCGTTTAATTCGGCTCCCcgatgtttttctgtctgactaAAGCTAAGTTATGTCAGAGCTCAATGGTGCTTTACTTCCAAGCATAGTGAACAAAATGTACTGAGCTGCTTCTCAGGAATTATATTACACAATCACTTTTACTGGTTAAagctagagatgcaccgatccgatattaataCCTGTATCGGTCCCGACATTGAAAATAATTCTAGATTGATCGCCTGTGACAATGTACCCGATCCATAAggacagatctattcagtctattTCTATGCTTTGTACTTTGAGAGACGTCATgctttactatttattttaccGTACATTTGAAATTGCTAATTGCATTTTTGTCcgtttgtttatttatcattGAATGTT contains:
- the lnp1 gene encoding leukemia NUP98 fusion partner 1 isoform X1, producing MSLRLLPAIVMENDEDDDGNFTNWMSSYWGHGTDRGHSRERKRSFRRPSKTNLDRRASLPTVTQLDAMKLNKIHTATNAPIPKTREDKGEVRPHQRVHRISSDENRPKTAVTESRITPIPEITESFQKRLCFTDKKTMCLSDKDKICLICHEDMCKNGEGVQELHCTHRFHKEEARRLEASAPRRGSDTVACLFRRLTEERRKSADGWISSAKEQHAPRRQLSLRRHR
- the lnp1 gene encoding leukemia NUP98 fusion partner 1 isoform X2; the encoded protein is MSLRLLPAIVMENDEDDDGNFTNWMSSYWGHGTDRGHSRERKRSFRRPSKTNLDRRASLPTVTQLDAMKLNKIHTATNAPIPKTREDKGEVRPHQRVHRISSDENRPKTAVTESRITPIPEITESFQKRLCFTDKKTMCLSDKDKICLICHEDMCKNGEGVQELHCTHRFHKECMEQWLWKRQTCPTCRVHVSVIKPLYWSSSRTTVP